One region of Oryza sativa Japonica Group chromosome 10, ASM3414082v1 genomic DNA includes:
- the LOC9267886 gene encoding BTB/POZ and MATH domain-containing protein 1: MATAACGESPSRLGSASAIVADTETRYHLLKIGCYSRTKATTPTGSFLSSGQFTVGGHRWRINYYPNGESADSADYISLYLLLDDKATNSSVKVQAQFKFQISSTDQVKNTPSLASTNVNTYGEDSSWSWGHRKFIKREDFEKSNDLRDDSFTIRCDVAVIGEIRTEKTTEIPSATTFVTVPPSDLNQQLVDLLETEKGADVVFEVSGETFAAHRCLLAARSPVFSAELYGLMKEGDTAGVVRIEDMEAQVFKLLLRFMYTDSLPKMEEEDVMWQHLLVAADRHDLQRLKLICEDRLCNYIGVSTVLNILVLADQHHCDGLKKACFSFLGSLENLSAVVTGDGLEHLSRSYPSLMKELFVVMALPPNHGRYVIFF; the protein is encoded by the exons ggcGAGAGCCCTTCGCGGTtgggctccgcctccgccatcgtcgccgacaCGGAGACCAGGTACCACCTCCTCAAGATCGGCTGCTACTCGCGCACCAAGGCGACGACCCCCACCGGCTCCTTCCTCAGTTCCGGCCAGTTCACCGTCGGCGGCCACCGCTGGCGCATCAATTACTACCCCAATGGGGAAAGCGCCGACTCCGCGGATTACATATCGCTTTACCTCTTGCTAGACGACAAGGCCACCAATAGCAGTGTGAAGGTGCAGGCACAGTTCAAGTTCCAGATTAGTTCCACCGACCAGGTGAAGAACACACCTTCATTGGCATCCACGAATGTAAATACATATGGTGAGGATTCTAGCTGGTCTTGGGGTCACAGAAAGTTCATCAAACGGGAAGATTTCGAGAAGTCCAATGATCTCAGGGACGACTCCTTCACCATCCGGTGCGACGTAGCGGTTATCGGAGAGATCCGAACTGAGAAGACGACCGAGATCCCATCAGCCACAACATTCGTCACTGTACCCCCGTCTGACCTGAACCAGCAGCTCGTCGACCTGCTGGAGACCGAGAAGGGCGCCGACGTGGTGTTTGAGGTCAGCGGTGAGACGTTCGCGGCGCACAGATGCTTGCTAGCAGCCCGGTCGCCGGTATTCAGCGCGGAGCTCTACGGCTTGATGAAGGAGGGCGACACCGCCGGAGTCGTGCGTATCGAAGACATGGAGGCGCAGGTGTTCAAGCTGTTGCTCCGCTTCATGTACACCGACTCGTTACCAaagatggaggaggaagacgtcATGTGGCAACATCTGCTTGTCGCGGCAGATCGGCATGATCTACAGAGGCTCAAGCTGATCTGCGAGGACAGGTTGTGCAACTACATTGGCGTCAGCACGGTGTTGAACATCCTGGTGCTTGCTGATCAGCATCACTGCGACGGGCTGAAGAAGGCGTGTTTTAGTTTTCTTGGCTCACTGGAGAACCTGAGTGCTGTTGTCACCGGCGATGGCTTGGAGCATCTGAGCAGGAGCTACCCCTCTCTTATGAAAGAACTATTTGTTGTGATGGCACTTCCACCGAATCATG GTAGATATGTTATCTTCTTTTAG
- the LOC4348679 gene encoding BTB/POZ and MATH domain-containing protein 1, with amino-acid sequence MSSSAAGNSSRSASTSTIVADTETGYHLLKIDGYSRTKGTPNGTAIASSQFIVGGHRWRIYYYPNGDHTDNADYMSFYLLLDEKKNTKTKSVKVWTLFQICFADQAKALPTLTSKTVRTFGDGSSWSWGYSKFIKREDFEKSKDLRDDSFTIRCDIAIVREFLVETTEVLPPKSFVSVPPPDMNLQLGELLETEKGADVVFEVAGERFAAHRCVLAARSPVFGAELYGLMKEGNAAVVVRVEDMEARVFKLLLRFVYTDSLPEMKKKDEGIMCQHLLVAADRYNLERLKLICEEKLCKHISTGTVSNMLLLADQHHCSGLQKACCNFLGSSANLSPVSRGWLFVMKQLVLGCWCLH; translated from the coding sequence ATGTCCTCTTCCGCCGCCGGCAACTCGTCGCGGtcggcctccacctccaccatcgTGGCTGACACGGAGACCGGGTACCACCTCCTCAAGATCGACGGCTACTCGCGCACCAAGGGCACCCCCAATGGCACGGCCATCGCATCCAGCCAGTTCATCGTCGGCGGCCACCGCTGGCGCATCTACTACTATCCCAACGGGGACCACACCGACAATGCAGATTACATGTCGTTTTACCTCTTGCTCGacgaaaagaaaaacaccaagACCAAGAGCGTGAAGGTGTGGACGCTGTTTCAGATTTGTTTCGCAGACCAGGCAAAGGCGCTGCCTACACTAACATCCAAAACAGTGAGAACTTTTGGTGATGGTTCTTCTTGGTCTTGGGGCTATTCGAAGTTCATCAAAAGGGAAGATTTCGAGAAGTCCAAGGATCTCCGAGACGACTCTTTCACAATCCGGTGCGACATTGCCATCGTCCGCGAGTTCCTTGTTGAGACGACCGAGGTGCTCCCGCCCAAATCGTTCGTATCCGTGCCCCCACCCGACATGAACCTGCAGCTCGGCGAGCTGCTGGAGACCGAGAAGGGCGCCGACGTGGTGTTCGAGGTCGCCGGCGAGAGGTTCGCCGCGCACCGGTGCGTGCTCGCGGCGCGGTCGCCGGTCTTCGGCGCGGAGCTCTACGGCCTGATGAAGGAGGGCAACGCCGCCGTGGTCGTGCGCGTCGAGGACATGGAAGCGCGGGTGTTCAAGCTGCTGCTCCGCTTCGTGTACACCGACTCGTTGccggagatgaagaagaaggaCGAAGGCATCATGTGCCAGCATCTGCTCGTCGCGGCGGATCGGTACAACCTGGAGAGGCTGAAGCTGATCTGCGAGGAGAAGCTGTGCAAGCACATTAGCACGGGCACGGTGTCGAACATGCTGTTGCTGGCTGATCAGCACCACTGCTCCGGGCTGCAGAAAGCGTGCTGCAATTTTCTCGGCTCATCGGCGAACCTGAGTCCTGTCAGCAGGGGCTGGCTCTTTGTTATGAAACAGCTTGTGTTAGGATGCTGGTGCCTCCACTGA
- the LOC4348681 gene encoding BTB/POZ and MATH domain-containing protein 2-like, which translates to MSPAVGRGNPPSRSASSSTIVAETATGYHLLKINGYSLTKATTPTGSFLPSSPFTVGGHRWNIKYYPNGDDVKTADYISFFLVLEEEETNMGLTVQAKFKFSFANQVKKQPSLKYRPIKTFNLEDSCGWGYVEFIKRVDLEKSDDLRDDSFTIRCDIVVVREIRTEETTEILPVESFVPVPPSDMDQQFGDLLETEKGADVVFEVGGQTFAAHRCVLAARSPVFRAALYGSMKEGDTDGVVHIEDMEAQVFKLLLRFVYTDSLPEMETEEDVVCQHLLVTADRYDLHRLKLMCENRLCKYIGVSTVSNILALADQHHCDGLKKACFSFLGSPANLSAVVASDGFKHLSRSCPSLMEELVVMLALPPSHA; encoded by the coding sequence ATGTCCCCCGCCGTAGGCCGTGGCAACCCGCCGTCGCGgtcagcctcctcctccaccatcgTGGCCGAGACGGCGACCGGGTATCACCTCCTCAAGATCAACGGCTACTCCCTCACCAAGGCCACCACCCCCACCGGCTCGTTTCTCCCTTCGAGCCCGTTCACCGTCGGCGGCCACCGCTGGAACATCAAATACTACCCCAATGGAGATGACGTCAAGACCGCCGATTACATATCTTTCTTTCTCGTACTAGAAGAAGAAGAGACCAACATGGGTTTGACGGTGCAGGCCAAGTTCAAGTTTAGTTTCGCTAACCAGGTGAAGAAGCAACCTTCGCTGAAATACAGGCCCATAAAGACATTTAATCTCGAGGATTCTTGTGGTTGGGGCTATGTGGAGTTCATCAAAAGGGTAGATCTCGAGAAGTCCGATGATCTTAGGGACGATTCTTTCACCATCCGGTGCGACATTGTCGTCGTCCGTGAGATCCGCACCGAGGAGACGACCGAGATACTCCCCGTCGAATCCTTTGTACCCGTGCCCCCGTCCGACATGGACCAGCAGTTCGGCGACCTGCTGGAGACCGAGAAGGGCGCGGATGTGGTGTTTGAGGTCGGCGGCCAGACGTTCGCCGCGCACCGGTGCGTGCTCGCGGCGCGGTCGCCGGTGTTCAGGGCGGCGCTCTACGGCTCGATGAAGGAGGGCGACACTGATGGAGTCGTGCACATTGAAGACATGGAGGCGCAGGTGTTCAAGCTGTTGCTCCGCTTCGTGTACACCGACTCGTTGCCGGAGATGGAGACGGAGGAAGACGTCGTATGCCAGCATCTGCTCGTCACGGCGGATCGATACGACCTGCACAGGCTCAAGCTGATGTGCGAGAACAGGTTATGCAAGTACATTGGTGTAAGCACGGTGTCGAACATCCTGGCACTAGCTGATCAGCACCACTGCGACGGGCTGAAGAAGGCGTGCTTCAGTTTTCTTGGCTCACCGGCGAACCTGAGTGCTGTCGTCGCCAGCGACGGCTTCAAGCATCTGAGCAGGAGCTGCCCCTCTCTTATGGAAGAACTGGTCGTTATGCTTGCACTTCCGCCTAGTCATGCTTAG
- the LOC107279094 gene encoding BTB/POZ and MATH domain-containing protein 1-like, with amino-acid sequence MKADTFDGAGFRSFGYEKFVRRCDFEKLIRDDSFTIRCDIVVIDEIRAEESTEITTTTAAVVTVPPSDLNQQLGDLLESEKGADVVFEVGGQTLAAHRCVLAARSPVFKAELYGLMKEGGTAAGAVHIEDIEPRVFKVLLRFMYTDSLPEMEEEDVMCQHLLVAADRYNLERLKLICEEKLCRHISVGTVWNILPLADQHHCDGLKKACFDFLGSLANLSAVVASDGFKHLCRSCPSLMEELVVTLALPGSHA; translated from the coding sequence ATGAAAGCGGATACTTTCGATGGTGCGGGCTTTCGGTCTTTCGGCTATGAAAAGTTCGTCAGAAGGTGTGACTTTGAGAAGCTCATCAGGGACGACTCTTTCACCATCCGTTGCGACATTGTTGTCATCGACGAGATCCGCGCCGAGGAGTCGACCGAgatcaccaccaccacagccgccgtcgtcaccgtgcCCCCGTCTGACCTGAACCAGCAGCTCGGCGACCTGCTGGAGAGCGAGAAGGGCGCGGATGTGGTGTTCGAGGTCGGCGGCCAGACGCTCGCGGCGCACCGGTGCGTGCTCGCGGCGCGGTCGCCGGTCTTCAAGGCGGAGCTCTATGGCTTGATGAAGGAGGGTGgcaccgccgccggagccgtgcACATCGAGGACATTGAGCCGCGCGTGTTCAAGGTGCTGCTCCGCTTCATGTACACCGACTCGCTcccggagatggaggaggaagacgtcATGTGCCAGCATCTGCTCGTCGCGGCGGACCGGTACAACCTCGAGAGGCTCAAGCTGATCTGCGAGGAGAAGTTGTGCAGGCACATTAGCGTCGGCACGGTATGGAACATCCTGCCGCTGGCTGATCAGCACCACTGTGACGGGCTGAAGAAAGCGTGCTTCGATTTCCTCGGCTCACTGGCAAACCTGAGTGCTGTCGTCGCCAGTGATGGCTTCAAGCATCTTTGCAGGAGTTGCCCCTCTCTTATGGAAGAGCTGGTTGTCACGCTGGCACTTCCAGGGAGTCATGCTTAG
- the LOC107275268 gene encoding LRR receptor-like serine/threonine-protein kinase FEI 2 isoform X2, with protein MGSFLRKQPSFLLILLILHLGAREASALSSDDEAHLAFKKAVTTSDGIFLNWREQDVYPCNWKVVRCHSHTKRVIYLSPPSSTLAAPTSGCHQPIVTSQLRASSTLTTSLGSQALIRRMDVFLRSSIIIPYDE; from the exons ATGGGCTCTTTTCTGAGAAAACAGCCCAGTTTCCTcttaattttgttaattttgCACCTTGGTGCTCGTGAAGCAAGTGCACTAAGTTCAGATG ATGAAGCACATCTTGCCTTCAAGAAGGCAGTTACAACTTCTGATGGGATATTCCTCAACTGGCGTGAACAAGATGTGTATCCTTGCAATTGGAAGGTTGTTAGATGTCACAGTCACACCAAGAGAGTAATTTATCT TTCACCGCCATCTTCGACATTGGCAGCTCCAACCTCTGGGTGCCATCAGCCAATTGTTACTTCTCA GTTGCGTGCTTCTTCCACTCTCACTACAAGTCTGGGCAGTCAAGCACTTATCAGAAGAATG GATGTTTTCCTCCGTTCCTCTATCATCATTCCCTATGACGAG TAA
- the LOC107275268 gene encoding LRR receptor-like serine/threonine-protein kinase FEI 2 isoform X1, which yields MGSFLRKQPSFLLILLILHLGAREASALSSDDEAHLAFKKAVTTSDGIFLNWREQDVYPCNWKVVRCHSHTKRVIYLSPPSSTLAAPTSGCHQPIVTSQLRASSTLTTSLGSQALIRRMDVFLRSSIIIPYDEVWLLHFLCWS from the exons ATGGGCTCTTTTCTGAGAAAACAGCCCAGTTTCCTcttaattttgttaattttgCACCTTGGTGCTCGTGAAGCAAGTGCACTAAGTTCAGATG ATGAAGCACATCTTGCCTTCAAGAAGGCAGTTACAACTTCTGATGGGATATTCCTCAACTGGCGTGAACAAGATGTGTATCCTTGCAATTGGAAGGTTGTTAGATGTCACAGTCACACCAAGAGAGTAATTTATCT TTCACCGCCATCTTCGACATTGGCAGCTCCAACCTCTGGGTGCCATCAGCCAATTGTTACTTCTCA GTTGCGTGCTTCTTCCACTCTCACTACAAGTCTGGGCAGTCAAGCACTTATCAGAAGAATG GATGTTTTCCTCCGTTCCTCTATCATCATTCCCTATGACGAGGTATGGCTGCTTCACTTTCTGTGTTGGTCTTGA
- the LOC107275268 gene encoding LRR receptor-like serine/threonine-protein kinase FEI 1 isoform X3: protein MGSFLRKQPSFLLILLILHLGAREASALSSDDEAHLAFKKAVTTSDGIFLNWREQDVYPCNWKVVRCHSHTKRVIYLSNLWVPSANCYFSVACFFHSHYKSGQSSTYQKNGCFPPFLYHHSL from the exons ATGGGCTCTTTTCTGAGAAAACAGCCCAGTTTCCTcttaattttgttaattttgCACCTTGGTGCTCGTGAAGCAAGTGCACTAAGTTCAGATG ATGAAGCACATCTTGCCTTCAAGAAGGCAGTTACAACTTCTGATGGGATATTCCTCAACTGGCGTGAACAAGATGTGTATCCTTGCAATTGGAAGGTTGTTAGATGTCACAGTCACACCAAGAGAGTAATTTATCT CTCCAACCTCTGGGTGCCATCAGCCAATTGTTACTTCTCA GTTGCGTGCTTCTTCCACTCTCACTACAAGTCTGGGCAGTCAAGCACTTATCAGAAGAATG GATGTTTTCCTCCGTTCCTCTATCATCATTCCCTATGA
- the LOC107279153 gene encoding BTB/POZ and MATH domain-containing protein 1-like yields MSPAAACRGNPPSRSAIVADTATGYHLLSIHGYSRTKGTPTGSPLKSTRFTVAGHRWRIHYYPNADRADSADYISMYLFLDEKSNATRSVKALFQIRFADQVKAQPSLALHAVRTFGDGSWSWGYAKFVRREVLEKSKDLRDDSFTIRCDIVVVREFVAEEATEILPAGSFVSVPPSEMNRHFGDLLETEKGADVVFEVAGESFAAHRCVLAARSPVFGAELYGLMKEGDTAGVVRIEDMEAQVFKMLLRFVYTDSLPEMEAEEDVMCQHLIVAADRYDLQRLKLICEEKLCKYIGVCTVSNILALADQHHCDGLKKACFSFLGSPANLSAFVADDGLDHLSRSCPSLMKELVVELALPPSHA; encoded by the coding sequence atgtcccccgccgccgcatgccgcgGCAACCCGCCGTCGCGGTCCGCCATCGTGGCCGACACGGCCACCGGGTACCACCTCCTCAGCATCCACGGCTACTCGCGCACCAAGGGCACCCCCACCGGCTCGCCCCTCAAATCCACCCGCTtcaccgtcgccggccaccgctggCGCATCCACTACTACCCCAACGCTGACCGCGCCGACTCAGCCGATTACATATCGATGTACCTCTTTCTAGACGAGAAGAGCAACGCCACCAGGAGCGTGAAGGCGCTGTTTCAGATTCGCTTCGCCGATCAGGTGAAGGCGCAGCCTTCACTGGCGCTCCATGCCGTAAGAACTTTTGGTGATGGTTCTTGGTCCTGGGGCTATGCGAAGTTCGTCAGGAGGGAGGTTCTCGAGAAGTCCAAGGATCTCCGAGACGACTCTTTCACCATCCGGTGCGACATTGTCGTCGTCCGCGAGTTCGTCGCGGAGGAGGCGACCGAGATACTCCCCGCTGGATCCTTTGTATCCGTGCCCCCGTCCGAGATGAACCGGCATTTCGGTGACCTGCTGGAGACCGAGAAGGGCGCCGACGTGGTGTTCGAGGTCGCCGGCGAGAGCTTCGCCGCGCACCGGTGCGTGCTCGCGGCGCGGTCGCCGGTGTTCGGAGCCGAGCTCTACGGCCTGATGAAGGAGGGCGACACTGCTGGAGTCGTACGCATCGAAGACATGGAGGCGCAGGTGTTCAAGATGCTGCTCCGCTTCGTGTACACTGACTCTTtgccggagatggaggcggaGGAAGACGTCATGTGCCAGCATCTGATCGTCGCGGCGGATCGGTACGACCTACAAAGGCTCAAGCTGATCTGCGAGGAGAAGCTGTGCAAGTACATTGGCGTATGCACGGTGTCAAACATCCTGGCACTAGCTGATCAGCACCATTGCGACGGGCTGAAGAAGGCGTGCTTCAGTTTTCTTGGCTCACCGGCAAACCTCAGTGCTTTCGTCGCCGACGATGGCTTGGACCATCTGAGCAGGAGCTGCCCCTCTCTTATGAAAGAACTGGTTGTTGAGCTGGCACTTCCGCCGAGTCATGCTTAG